Proteins encoded by one window of Nicotiana tabacum cultivar K326 chromosome 10, ASM71507v2, whole genome shotgun sequence:
- the LOC107761987 gene encoding expansin-A12-like has product MEKLVPCLSICGFVLLFTCLFIEEINGQNWLNGRATFYGVNQDPSTFGGACGYDNPYHAGFGVNTAALSSALFRNGEACGACYTVRCNRKLDRKWCLPHGAVTVTATNFCPPNNHGGWCDAPRQHFDMSMPAFLRIARQGNEGIVPILYKRVSCRRRGGVRFTLKGQANFNMVMISNIGGSGDIKSVWIRGSRTKSWLAMYRNWGVNWQSRIDLRSQTLSFRLTLVDGKTMEFLSVVPSSWKFGQTFASRRQFY; this is encoded by the exons ATGGAGAAACTTGTTCCTTGTCTTTCGATTTGTgggtttgttttgttgtttactTGTTTGTTTATTGAGGAGATCAACGGTCAAAATTGGCTTAATGGTCGCGCAACTTTTTATGGTGTTAATCAAGATCCTAGCACCTTTG GTGGAGCTTGCGGTTACGATAACCCTTATCACGCCGGATTTGGAGTAAACACAGCGGCATTGAGTAGCGCACTGTTCAGAAATGGAGAAGCTTGTGGAGCTTGCTACACAGTAAGATGCAACCGCAAACTCGATCGTAAGTGGTGCCTCCCACATGGGGCCGTCACTGTGACGGCCACCAATTTTTGCCCTCCGAACAACCACGGAGGGTGGTGTGATGCACCACGACAACACTTTGACATGTCCATGCCCGCTTTCCTTCGCATTGCTCGACAAGGCAATGAAGGCATTGTTCCTATTCTCTACAAAAG GGTGTCATGTAGGAGAAGAGGAGGAGTACGTTTCACATTAAAAGGACAAGCAAATTTTAACATGGTGATGATATCTAATATAGGAGGTAGTGGTGATATAAAGAGTGTATGGATCAGAGGGTCAAGAACAAAAAGCTGGCTTGCTATGTATAGAAACTGGGGTGTCAATTGGCAAAGTCGTATTGACCTTCGATCACAAACGCTGTCGTTTAGACTCACTTTAGTTGATGGCAAGACTATGGAGTTCCTCAGCGTTGTACCTTCTTCATGGAAATTTGGACAGACTTTTGCCTCACGCAGACAGTTCTATTAA